A single region of the Triticum dicoccoides isolate Atlit2015 ecotype Zavitan chromosome 2B, WEW_v2.0, whole genome shotgun sequence genome encodes:
- the LOC119360292 gene encoding ethylene-response factor C3-like produces MVPLGNGFRKGKKKRAPFPSRLLLNQGDMYYYCTGCTDPSCSSISSLDSFPSHDLSSDEMAETRLQSSAGLAAAAAPASWNHFQAGCMGAAANSNPSPSSSSSSFSSLDSFPSDMSSGETVGAETSPRRKRPAASAAPSYIGVRARPWGRFAAEIRDSTRGGAPVWLGTFGTAEAAAMAYDQAALSSRGVATALNFPLESVQESLCALGATSTGMDGSPVLALKRRHSKRRRRNKAEIANDAATARMRKNKTMAMQERPVVELEDLGADYLDELLRITCGTAY; encoded by the coding sequence gcctctcggaaacggcttCCGGAAAGGGAAAAAGAAACGTGCTCCATTTCCATCCCGGCTGCTCCTCAATCAGGGCGATATGTACTACTACTGCACCGGCTGCACCGATCCCTCCTGCTCCTCAATCTCATCTCTGGACTCGTTTCCATCCCACGACTTGAGCAGCGATGAGATGGCTGAAACAAGGCTGCAGAGCTCAGCTGGCCTGGCCGCCGCTGCCGCTCCAGCTTCTTGGAATCATTTCCAGGCCGGATGCATGGGCGCCGCTGCTAATAGTAATCCCTcccccagctcctcctcctcctccttctcgtccttggactcgtttCCCTCCGACATGAGCAGCGGCGAGACGGTTGGCGCCGAAACGAGTCCTCGGCGCAAGAGGCCAGCAGCGTCGGCTGCGCCGTCCTACATCGGCGTGCGCGCACGGCCGTGGGGGCGGTTCGCGGCGGAGATCCGGGACTCCACGCGGGGCGGGGCGCCGGTCTGGCTGGGCACCTTCGGCACCGCCGAAGCCGCCGCCATGGCCTACGACCAGGCAGCGCTCTCCTCGCGGGGCGTGGCCACGGCGCTCAACTTCCCACTGGAGAGCGTCCAGGAGTCGCTCTGCGCCCTCGGCGCCACGTCCACGGGCATGGACGGATCGCCCGTTCTGGCGCTCAAACGGCGCCACTCCAAGAGAAGAAGGCGCAACAAGGCCGAGATAGCGAACGACGCGGCGACGGCCAGGATGAGGAagaacaagacgatggccatgcagGAGCGGCCCGTCGTGGAGCTGGAGGACCTCGGCGCCGACTACCTGGACGAGCTTCTCAGGATTACGTGTGGTACAGCTTACTAG